One Salmo salar chromosome ssa01, Ssal_v3.1, whole genome shotgun sequence DNA window includes the following coding sequences:
- the LOC106568932 gene encoding ribosome biogenesis protein NSA2 homolog: protein MPQNEHIELHRKRHGQRLDHQERKRKKESREAHERSHKARKMIGLKAKLYHKQRHSEKIQMKKTLKMHEQRKTKQKNDDKTPEGAVPAYLLDREGQSRAKILSNMIKQKRKEKAGKWEVPLPKVRAQGETEVLKVIRTGKRQKKAWKRMVTKVCFVGDNFTRKPPKYERFIRPMGLRFKKAHVTHPELKATFCLPILGVKKNPSSPLYTTLGVITKGTVVEVNVSELGLVTQGGKVIWGKYAQVTNNPENDGCINAVLLV, encoded by the exons ATG CCCCAGAACGAACACATTGAGTTACATCGTAAGCGCCATGGCCAGCGCCTGGACCatcaggagaggaagaggaagaaggagagccGTGAGGCCCATGAGCGCTCACATAAAGCCAGGAAGATGATTGGTCTGAAGGCCAAACTCTACCACAAACAGAGGCACTcagagaagatccagatgaaGAAGAC CCTCAAAATGCACGAACAGAGGAAGACCAAGCAGAAGAACGACGACAAGACGCCTGAGGGAGCAGTACCAGCCTACTTgctggacagagagggacagtcaCGCGCCaagatcctctcaaacatgatcAAACAGAAGAGGAAGGAGAAGGCT ggTAAATGGGAGGTGCCCCTGCCCAAGGTTCGGGCCCAGGGGGAGACGGAGGTGCTCAAAGTAATCCGTACAGGCAAGAGGCAGAAGAAGGCCTGGAAGAGGATGGTGACCAAAGTGTGCTTCGTAGGTGACAACTTCACCCGCAAGCCTCCCAAATATGAACGCTTCATCCGACCCATG GGTCTACGCTTCAAAAAGGCCCACGTGACCCACCCGGAGCTGAAGGCCACATTCTGTCTTCCCATCCTGGGTGTGAAGAAGAACCCCTCGTCACCCCTCTACACCACCCTGGGGGTCATCACCAAGGGAACCGTGGTAGAGGTCAACGTCAGCGAGCTGGGCCTGGTAACGCAGGGGGGAAAGGTCATCTGGG
- the LOC106568911 gene encoding beta-hexosaminidase subunit beta isoform X1 has translation MFATLKFAALLLAVVVCWATQDYDYNDAEIDEEPTLGDSPYGSLWPLPQKVQISTVVFKLSGASFHIFDAKESSSGASCRLLQNAYRRYDEYIFTSSRKQGQNKSKKALASDMSELQVWITSADSECDSYPSVTSDESYKLSVDSPVAVLKAPKVWGALRGLETFSQLVYKDEYGAKSINRTDIHDFPRFAHRGLLLDTSRHFLPIKVILANLEAMAWNKFNVFHWHIVDDPSFPYLSRTFPQLSQHGAYQPYTHVYTPSDVKMIIEFARLRGIRVVPEFDTPGHTQSWGKGQKDLLTPCYSGASPSGSFGPVNPMLNTTYDFMSMFFKEVSTVFPDAYVHLGGDEVNFSCWKSNPDIQKFMEQQGFGMDYSKLESFYMQRLLDIVTTTNKGYMIWQEVFDNGVKLKSDTVVHVWMGNKVEEELQKVTEAGFTTILSAPWYLDYISYGQDWQKYYRAEPLGFKGTDTQKKLVIGGEACLWGEYVDATNLTPRLWPRASAVGERLWSDRDVRDLNDAYSRLAKHRCRMVQRGIPAEPLFTGYCAHEYKGV, from the exons ATGTTTGCGACGCTGAAGTTTGCAGCGTTGTTGCTCGCGGTTGTTGTCTGCTGGGCAACGCAAGATTATGATTATAATGACGCTGAAATAGACGAGGAGCCTACTTTGGGTGATTCTCCGTATGGATCTCTTTGGCCGTTGCCTCAGAAAGTCCAAATATCCACGGTAGTATTCAAACTCAGCGGTGCTAGCTTCCATATATTCGACGCTAAAGAATCGTCTTCTGGTGCGAGCTGCAGACTTCTTCAAAATGCATATCGAAG GTATGATGAGTACATCTTTACCAGTTCCAGAAAGCAAGGGCAAAACAAGAGCAAAAAGGCATTGGCCTCTGACATGTCTGAATTACAGGTGTGGATCACATCAGCTGACTCTGAGTGTGACAGCTACCCCAGTGTGACATCTGACGAGTCAT ACAAACTGTCAGTGGACTCTCCTGTTGCTGTGCTGAAAGCACCTAAGGTGTGGGGAGCTCTGAGAG GTCTGGAGACTTTTAGCCAGTTGGTGTATAAGGATGAATATGGAGCA AAAAGCATCAATAGGACAGACATTCACGACTTCCCACGGTTTGCACATCGAGGCCTCTTATTGGACACCTCTCGTCACTTCCTGCCCATCAAAGTCATTTTAGCCAATCTG GAAGCCATGGCGTGGAACAAATTCAATGTGTTCCACTGGCACATAGTAGATGACCCCTCCTTCCCTTACCTGAGCCGTACCTTCCCCCAGCTGAGTCAACAT GGAGCATACCAGCCGTACACACATGTGTACACGCCTTCTGATGTGAAGATGATCATCGAGTTTGCTCGCCTAAGGGGCATTCGGGTTGTCCccgagtttgacacccctgggcaCACTCAGTCATGGGGCAAAG GGCAGAAGGACCTGCTGACCCCCTGTTACTCTGGAGCCAGCCCCTCTGGTTCGTTCGGACCGGTCAACCCCATGCTCAACACAACCTATGACTTTATGAGCATGTTCTTCAAGGAAGTCAGCACAGTGTTCCCTGATGCCTACGTCCATCTGGGAGGAGACGAGGTCAACTTCAGCTGCTG GAAGTCCAACCCTGACATCCAGAAGTTCATGGAGCAGCAAGGCTTTGGGATGGACTACAGCAAGCTGGAGTCTTTCTACATGCAGAG GCTCTTGGATATCGTCACCACTACCAACAAGGGCTACATGATCTGGCAGGAGGTCTTTGACAACGGTGTTAAG ttgaagtcggacacgGTAGTGCATGTGTGGATGGGGAACAAGGTGGAGGAGGAGCTTCAGAAGGTGACGGAGGCGGGCTTCACCACCATCCTCTCCGCCCCCTGGTACCTAGACTACATTAGCTATGGACAGGACTGGCAGAAGTACTACAGAGCCGAGCCACTCGGCTTCAAGG GCACAGATACCCAGAAAAAGCTGGTGATTGGAGGAGAGGCATGTCTGTGGGGAGAATATGTGGATGCTACCAACCTGACCCCTAGACTCTG GCCCCGTGCCAGTGCTGTAGGGGAGCGGTTGTGGAGTGACAGGGATGTGAGGGACCTAAACGATGCCTACAGTCGTCTAGCCAAGCACCGCTGTCGCATGGTCCA gCGTGGTATCCCAGCTGAGCCTCTCTTTACAGGTTACTGTGCACATGAGTACAAAGGGGTATGA
- the LOC106568911 gene encoding beta-hexosaminidase subunit beta isoform X2 has product MAWNKFNVFHWHIVDDPSFPYLSRTFPQLSQHGAYQPYTHVYTPSDVKMIIEFARLRGIRVVPEFDTPGHTQSWGKGQKDLLTPCYSGASPSGSFGPVNPMLNTTYDFMSMFFKEVSTVFPDAYVHLGGDEVNFSCWKSNPDIQKFMEQQGFGMDYSKLESFYMQRLLDIVTTTNKGYMIWQEVFDNGVKLKSDTVVHVWMGNKVEEELQKVTEAGFTTILSAPWYLDYISYGQDWQKYYRAEPLGFKGTDTQKKLVIGGEACLWGEYVDATNLTPRLWPRASAVGERLWSDRDVRDLNDAYSRLAKHRCRMVQRGIPAEPLFTGYCAHEYKGV; this is encoded by the exons ATGGCGTGGAACAAATTCAATGTGTTCCACTGGCACATAGTAGATGACCCCTCCTTCCCTTACCTGAGCCGTACCTTCCCCCAGCTGAGTCAACAT GGAGCATACCAGCCGTACACACATGTGTACACGCCTTCTGATGTGAAGATGATCATCGAGTTTGCTCGCCTAAGGGGCATTCGGGTTGTCCccgagtttgacacccctgggcaCACTCAGTCATGGGGCAAAG GGCAGAAGGACCTGCTGACCCCCTGTTACTCTGGAGCCAGCCCCTCTGGTTCGTTCGGACCGGTCAACCCCATGCTCAACACAACCTATGACTTTATGAGCATGTTCTTCAAGGAAGTCAGCACAGTGTTCCCTGATGCCTACGTCCATCTGGGAGGAGACGAGGTCAACTTCAGCTGCTG GAAGTCCAACCCTGACATCCAGAAGTTCATGGAGCAGCAAGGCTTTGGGATGGACTACAGCAAGCTGGAGTCTTTCTACATGCAGAG GCTCTTGGATATCGTCACCACTACCAACAAGGGCTACATGATCTGGCAGGAGGTCTTTGACAACGGTGTTAAG ttgaagtcggacacgGTAGTGCATGTGTGGATGGGGAACAAGGTGGAGGAGGAGCTTCAGAAGGTGACGGAGGCGGGCTTCACCACCATCCTCTCCGCCCCCTGGTACCTAGACTACATTAGCTATGGACAGGACTGGCAGAAGTACTACAGAGCCGAGCCACTCGGCTTCAAGG GCACAGATACCCAGAAAAAGCTGGTGATTGGAGGAGAGGCATGTCTGTGGGGAGAATATGTGGATGCTACCAACCTGACCCCTAGACTCTG GCCCCGTGCCAGTGCTGTAGGGGAGCGGTTGTGGAGTGACAGGGATGTGAGGGACCTAAACGATGCCTACAGTCGTCTAGCCAAGCACCGCTGTCGCATGGTCCA gCGTGGTATCCCAGCTGAGCCTCTCTTTACAGGTTACTGTGCACATGAGTACAAAGGGGTATGA
- the LOC106568903 gene encoding ectoderm-neural cortex protein 1: protein MKMSVCVHENRKSRASTGSMNIYLFHKSSYADSVLMHLNTLRQQRLFTDVLLHAGSRSFPCHRAVLAACSRYFQAMFSGGLRESQASEVDFRDSIHPEVLELLLDYAYSSRVVINEENAESLLEAGDMLEFQDIRDACAEFLERNLHPSNCLGMLLLSDAHQCTKLSELSWGMCLSNFPAICKTEDFLQLPKDMVVQLLSHEELETEDERLVYEATLNWVNYDLERRHCHLPELLQTVRLALLPAIFLMENVSTEELINAQLKSKELVDEAIHCKLKILQNDGVVNSTCARPRKTSHALFLLGGQTFMCDKLYLVDQKAKEIIPKADIPSPRKEFSACAIGCKVYVTGGRGSENGVSKDVWVYDTVHEEWSKAAPMLIARFGHGSAELKHCLYVVGGHTAGTGCLTASPSVSLKQVEQFDPAANKWTMVAPLREGVSNAAVVSVKLKLFAFGGTSVTHDKLPKVQCYDPQENCWMVPASCPQPWRYTAAAVLGNQIFVMGGDTEFSACSAYKFSSDTYQWTKVGDVTAKRMSCQAVASGNKLYVVGGYFGTQRCKTLDCYDPTLDAWNSITTVPYSLIPTAFVSTWKHLPA from the exons ATGAAAATGTCTGTGTGCGTCCATGAGAACCGCAAGTCGCGTGCCAGCACTGGCTCCATGAACATCTACCTGTTCCACAAGTCGTCGTACGCTGACAGCGTCCTGATGCACCTGAACACGCTGCGGCAGCAACGTCTCTTCACCGACGTCCTCCTCCATGCCGGGAGCCGCTCTTTCCCCTGCCACCGTGCCGTGCTGGCCGCCTGCAGCCGCTACTTCCAG GCTATGTTCTCTGGAGGTCTCCGGGAAAGCCAGGCCAGCGAGGTTGACTTCAGGGACTCCATCCACCCTGAGGTCCTGGAGCTGTTATTAGACTACGCCTACTCCTCTCGCGTGGTCATCAACGAGGAGAACGCAGAGTCTCTCCTGGAGGCCGGGGACATGCTGGAGTTCCAGGACATCCGGGACGCCTGCGCCGAGTTCCTGGAGAGGAACCTGCACCCGTCCAACTGCCTGGGCATGCTGCTGCTGTCCGACGCCCACCAGTGCACCAAGCTGTCTGAGCTCTCCTGGGGCATGTGCCTCAGCAACTTCCCCGCCATCTGCAAGACAGAGGACTTCCTGCAGCTCCCCAAAGACATGGTGGTGCAGCTCCTGTCCCACGAGGAGCTGGAGACAGAGGACGAGAGGCTGGTCTACGAGGCCACCCTCAACTGGGTCAACTACGACCTGGAGAGGAGGCACTGCCACCTGCCGGAACTGCTGCAAACTGTCCGCCTGGCACTCCTCCCCGCCATCTTCCTCATGGAGAACGTGTCCACGGAGGAGCTGATCAACGCCCAGTTAAAGAGCAAGGAGCTGGTGGACGAGGCCATCCACTGCAAACTGAAGATCCTCCAGAACGACGGGGTGGTGAACAGCACCTGCGCCCGGCCCAGGAAGACCAGCCACGCCCTGTTCCTCCTGGGAGGACAGACCTTCATGTGTGACAAGCTGTACTTGGTGGACCAGAAGGCCAAGGAGATCATCCCCAAGGCGGACATCCCCAGCCCCAGGAAGGAGTTCAGCGCGTGCGCAATCGGCTGTAAGGTCTACGTGACCGGCGGGAGGGGCTCGGAGAACGGTGTGTCCAAAGACGTGTGGGTCTATGACACAGTGCATGAGGAGTGGTCCAAGGCGGCGCCCATGCTCATCGCCCGCTTCGGCCACGGGTCAGCCGAGCTGAAACACTGCTTGTACGTGGTTGGAGGACACACGGCCGGCACCGGCTGCCTCACCGCCTCGCCCTCGGTGTCCCTGAAACAGGTGGAGCAGTTCGACCCGGCGGCCAATAAGTGGACCATGGTGGCTCCGCTGAGGGAAGGCGTGAGCAACGCGGCGGTGGTCAGCGTCAAGCTGAAACTCTTCGCCTTCGGCGGCACCAGCGTCACCCACGACAAACTTCCCAAGGTGCAGTGCTACGACCCGCAGGAGAATTGCTGGATGGTTCCGGCCTCCTGCCCGCAGCCCTGGCGCTACACTGCCGCCGCCGTCCTCGGCAATCAGATCTTTGTGATGGGCGGGGACACAGAGTTCTCGGCGTGCTCGGCCTATAAGTTCAGCAGCGATACCTACCAGTGGACTAAAGTGGGAGACGTGACGGCTAAGAGAATGAGCTGCCAGGCCGTAGCGTCAGGTAACAAACTGTATGTGGTGGGAGGCTACTTTGGCACACAGCGGTGTAAGACTCTGGACTGTTATGACCCAACACTGGATGCTTGGAACAGCATCACTACCGTACCCTACTCCCTCATCCCCACTGCCTTCGTCAGTACCTGGAAACATCTCCCAGCCTGA